The region TTAAATCATCCTTGAAAGATCACTTTTTTCTTGAAATTGGAAGGTATACTTTTTAAACTTGGAGAAACATCTGTTAAAGGAAAACCCTATGTTAAAAAAACTGATTTTAAGTGCACTTGCACTATCTCTTACAAATTGCTTGATTTTAAATCCGTTAGGTGCTACCATCGATCGTGAAAAAGGATCCGAAGCTGCTGGAAGAATTACTGACGCTGCTATTCAGACAGATTTGATCAATTCAACTCTACTATCTGGTCGTGCTAGTATTTCAATTCTTAGTTTGATTGCTGGGGACATTGCAAAAATTGAATCCGAAAAATACTATATTAAGGCGGATGTTGATAAGTGTGTTGAAGATATTCGAGGTTTCAAGGGATTTCTAGTAGGCTCATTGATTACAAACATTATTTCCTGCCAAGACATCAATTCTGATGGATACTTAATTGGAGAACCGTTCCCAAGCCTATAATTCCATATTTTTTCCTTTCCTTGCTCTTTTTTTAAGAGCAGGGAACCATTTCCAAATCTTCCGGGTCTCATTCGCCAAACAAACAAGGAAGGTTTTATGATCTCTCGCAAACCCTATTTTAAAATCATTGTTACCACTTTACTCGTTGGAAGTTTTGCGTTCCTATTTGGCAATTGCCGTGGACACAAAGACTTTGAAAAAAGAATTGAATGGGTAGCCTCCAAACTCACATCAAAGTTAGATTTGGATGAAACACAAAAAGCAAAACTAGATACGATCAAAGCGGAACTCATCGCCAAACATAAAGAAATGAAACCAAAACAAGAGTCTTGGGCAAAAGAAATGGCTAACCAAATTCGCTCTGAAAAAATTGATACGAAGTATCTTGATAAAATGAGTGTAGAGAGAGAATCTCGTCACCAAGAAATGCGTAAGTTTTTCCAAACAAAACTGGTTGAATTCCATGCGGTCCTTCGCCCAGAACAAAGAGAAAAGTTTGCAGAACTGGTTGAAAAATTTGCGTCACGTCACCAACCGCAAGAAGATTAAACCATGCCCAGTTTTGACTTCGAGACGGTAGTCAAAGACACCAAGTATTTGGTTTTAAAAACGATCGGTGAAACTCTCATCGATCGTTTTGACGATGCCACAGAAGATGTGGTGCAAGAAGTGTATTTTCGTGTGTTTAAATCACTGGAGAAGGGTGGCTTTGATGGTCGTTCCAAACTTTCTACTTGGATTTATACCATTGCTAAAAACGAATCCCTGCGTATGAATGAAAAACGTTTGCGGGAAGAGGAAAAGGCAAAACGTTACTTACAAAACAACCAAAGAAAGTTTTTCCAATCAGAAGATTTCCACTCTATCCACAAAGAAGAATGGATCGAATCTATGTTACAAAAAATCCCCGAACAATACCGTGGGACCTTACGTTTGTATCTATTAGGGAAAACTATGGAAGAAATTGCTTTGGAACTTCAAATTAAAGAAGGGACTGTGAAATCTAGATTGTTTCGAACCAAAGAGTGGATCCGTAAATCGATGCCAGGAGTGAAAAATGAATTCCAAGAATCCTAAACGCTGGGAAACACTTTTGAATGATTCTGAATTTGAATCGCGAATTGTTCGAAAAACACAATCACGAGTGAAAGTGGAGAAGAAGAAACGATATCTTGTCATTTCTGCAAGTCTTATGTTTCTCATGCTTTTGTTATTCTCGGTCGAACAGTGGGTGATTGAACCCGATGAATTGCAGAGTAACATACGTTATTTGGCAGAAGAACTTAGTTCAGAATCGATTGTGAGTTTGAGTTTCGATTGATATTTATCAATGACAAATATCAATGAGGCTTAAGATTCCTTTCATCAGAAAAGAGTTTATTTTATTCATTTTTTTCGTCATAATTGTTCGAGGAAACAATGAATATGAACGCTTGCATTCTCTACTTAAACAAGAAACGAATTGAGATGATCAAGTTAGAATCAGATAATATGGAATCTAAGTCTTGGGAAAAAATGAAAGACTCCGATCAGTGGGATTTTGCGGAAATCACAAAGGACTTAAAGTCTCCCAATGAAGTGATTTTGGTAGGAGAATCTGCCCTCAATTTAGAATACCGCAGATGGCTTGCCAACCATGACCGAGTCCTTGCCAAAAAATTAATCGCTGTGATCGGTAGCACTATGGAAACCAAAGTCAATCCAAATCTTGTGAGTCATTTTAAAGAAAAATACTTTCGAGGGAGAGCGTAACTCAAATCAAATGGTCACACGACTCTCCGTGTGTATGAAAAAACAAACGAAATAACAAAAATCCAACCGAAACAAGAAGTAATATAGTTCCGAAAATGGGAATCCATTTGGGTTGGATGTATTTTCGAATCTTCCCCATCACAAGGCTTAGGCCAGTGAGTGCGGGAACAGTTCCCAAATAAAACGTAAACATTACAAGCCCACCGGTTATGGCACTTCCCGTTGCAAAAGATGCGGCATAGGCTGGATACAAGACTCCACAAGGGAGTAGAGCACTTAAGATTCCAATCCCAAACCCCAACCCATTTTGACTTGTTTTCCTTCGAATGTTTTGCAAGAGTTCTGAGATCCCTTTGGGTAGGTTTCCAAATTTAGAACTAGATCCGTTTCGAAACAATCGAATGAGGAAGAGAAGTAAAAACAAAAAAGTAAAGATCCCAGCAATGCTCTGAATGGCACCAAGTTCACCGAGAGCATTTGCCCCTTTTCCCAAAAATCCTAGGACCACTCCAAGAAATGAATAGGAAACCATTCGACCTAAGTGGTATAAGATGACTGGAATTTGTTTGGACGGATTTTCTGTTTGGAGAAGCGAGAGAAAAGGTCCACACATCAAGGTGCAATGGAAACTACTGAATAAACCGTAAACAAGAATGGAACCAAAAAAACTAAGGTTTGTCAGTAGGTCCATTTTTTTTGATTTCTGAGTTGGTCACAGTAGGTTCTTGGTTTGATTGTACAGGGTATTCTTCTTCAAAAAACATTCTGTATTTTGGTGATTCGATGTCTTCAAATTGACCTTTTCGAAATGCGACAATGAATACATAGAGAAAAAACGCGGCAATACACATTGCCATCGGTATAGTTAAATAGAGGGCTTCCATTTTGGGATCCTTATTCGTATCGATAATGAATTTAATAAAACTGTCAAACTAGAACAAGCCATAAATACAGCACAGATCACAGGTAACATTAGCCCGAACATCGCAAGTGGTAACATGATGGAGTTATAACAGAAGGAGATGATGATATTTTGTAAAATAACTTCTCTTGTCTTTTTCGCAGAAAGTAAAGAATGTACAATCCCATTGAGATTTCCGGAGGTGAGTACAATGTCTGATCTTTCTAAAGACATATCTTCTGCTTCTGTATGTGAAATGGAAACATTGGCACTCGCAAGAGATAAACTGTCGTTGATTCCATCTCCAACCATAATCACCACATTGCCTTTGTTTTGTGAATCTTGGACAATATTGGCCTTTTCTTCTGGAGAAAGATCGGAGTAAAATTGTTGGATTCCTAAAGAATGGGCGATGTTTTTCACTGCAGAGAACCTGTCTCCTGACAAGATAGAAATTTTAGGAATCATTTGTTTGAGTAGGGTCACAAAGGAACCAGCATCAGGTCTCACTTCATCTGCTAGTAAAAATGTCCCAACAAATTTTCCATTGATTGCAACTTGGATGAGAGATCCTTCCATTTCAGGGAACGAGTCTGTCGTGATATTTTCATTTTTGAAGAGTGTAGCGTTCCCAATGAGAACCGAATGAGCGTTGTTGAACCACTGAATTTTTCCCTTTACACCTTGCCCTGGAACATTCTGCAACTCTAAGAGTTCCATTTCATTTGCCGTTTCTTTCACAGAGCGAAAGGGAGAGAGATACTTTACAAGTGATTTGGCAAGTGGGTGATTGATTTCTTTTTCGATCCGGTACACAAATGGAAGAAATTCTTCTGCCACCGTTACCAATCGAACGAGAAATTTTCCTTCGGTCAGAGTTCCTGTTTTATCCAAAAAGATGGAATTTGCTTTTGCCAATGTTTCCACAACGGATGGGTTTTTTAATAGAACTCCTTTTTCCGCATTCAAAATGTGATTGGTGACAAGTGCCGTGGGAACTGAAATTCCAAGGGCACAAGGACAGGCAACAATGAGAACGGAAATAGTAGTCACCAAACTTTGTTCCAAATCACCCGCAGTTACTAACATCCAAACGCCAAAACAAACAAAGGCTAATAAAAACACTACCGAGATAAAGTAGGATGCAATTCTTTCCGTTACGATTTGGATTTTCGGTTTTAAATGGAGTGCTTCTTCCAAGCGCAGTTTCAAGGAAGACAAGGTGGATGCATGGTAATCGGAGTTAGCAAGGATGAGGGCAGGGTTGTCGATGGAAAGAGAACCTGCTAATATGGAATCTCCCTTTTGTTTGCGAATGGGAACGGATTCACCTGTTAAAAAAGACTCATCCACATACGTTACATCGGAAAGTAAAATGGCATCCACAGGAATTCGTTTGCCAGGTGCAACCTTAATATGATCACCTAACTTGATCTCTGTGCTTGGAATGGTTGTATCTCCGTTTTCCGAAATCCGAACGGATGTTTCAGGCAGTTTACAAAGTATGGATTCTAATTTATCAGATGCAAATACACGAGCTTTTTCTTCAAAGTATTTCCCAATCAAGATAAAGAAATAGATCATTGCCACAGAATCAAAATAAACTTCACCTCTGTCGGTTAAGGTCACATAAACAGAATAAAAATATGCCATCGAGATTCCCAAAAACAAAAGAAAATCCATGGAAAGAGTTCTTCGTCTAATGCTTGTTAAAAACCCGGATAAAAATGGGAAACCAGAATACAGATAAGCAGGAGTGGCAAACACCCAAGAAGCATAGTGGAACATTCGTTTGAGATTTAGATCAATGCCTGTAAAGTATCCAGAATACAAAGCAACGCTAAGAATCATAATGTTTCCAAAACAAAATCCCGCTACACCGATACGTAGGAGTAGGGTTTTCAGTTGTTTTGATTTTTCTAGATTGCCTTCCGTGGGAGAAAAGAGGACAGGTTTGTAACCAATCGCACGAATGAGAGAAAGGATTTTTGAAATTTTGATTTTCGATTGGTCGAAACGAATTCTTGCGCGCCCAGAGGCAAAATTGATTTGTGCCGAAAGAATTCCTTCTTCTTCGTTTAAAACCTTTTCATTGATCCATACGCAGGCAGAACAGTGGATGTTTGTGATCTGAACCGAAACTTCTGAAAATTCGCCTGAAACTCTGACAAACTTTTGGTAAACTAATTCGTTTTCAATTTCGGTATCGTTTTCTTCCATCTCAACGGGACTCAGTTTGGTATTCCCTTTGAGTTGGTAGTAGTAACTTCCACCTAAAGAATGTATAATGGAGTAAACTGTTTCACAACCTTCACAACAAAAAACTTTTGTATCGCTTTCGAATTTTGACTCAATTCGCACTAATTGAATGGGATTCCCGCAATGGTCACATTCTGTTTTTATGTTTTGTGAGGTTGTTTTGTTCATCGAACCGTAATTTTTCCTTCTCGTTCAAAGGACTTCCCTTGAATAGATGCAATAATTCTCATATTCCAAGTGCCAGTTTCTTTTAATGGAATGTTCCCCGTGAAGCCAAGATCAGATGGTTTTAAATCATATCTTGTTGTGTTCCTGGTGGTTGCATTTCGTTCTAAGATCACATAGAGGGAGTCTGCTTTTGTGATCTTTTCATTTTGATGTAAGGTAACAGTAAGATCCAAATTACCCATAGGGAGTAGGGTTGTGTTGTCCCAATTGGTGGTTAATTTGTAACCTTGTTTCAGCAGTTCTTTCTGATTCTCGATCGCCTTTTCATAATTCAAACCGATCTCATAGTAGTTTTTATCCATGACTGGCTCAAAATGTTTATATGTGAGACGAATGGTATAAAAGGTGGCTGCTACGAGGGCAGTAAAACTGAGTAACACAACATACATTGCATTCCTTAAACTTGGGTGTAAGTTTTTAAACATACTTATTTCCTTGGGAGAGAAAGTGATAATTTTTTCTCTAGTGTTTCATCCGGATCTTCGGTGTTCCTCAGTACAATCGATCCAGGTAAATATCCTTCGCTTAGTTCTTGTTCGGTTAAACTTTGCGTTTCCAATACGACCGAAAAACTTTTGATTTCGCCAGAACCCAGTTTGAATTGATTGTTCTCTTCTCCAGAACGAATCAAAATTTCCTTCCCGTGCCTTGTATCAAAGGCCGAGAGTTGGAACTCTTTCTCCACAGGTGCAATGTTTTGGATACGAAGCGCTACGAAGGCTCTTATTTTATTGTCTGGAATGAGAAAAGGGGGCATCGATTTATTCGAAGCAGCAATCATTGACATAGGAATTCTTGTGATGAGTTGGATCGTTGCACCAGTGAGAACCACTCCTAAAAGAATCGCATAAACGACAGTTCTAGGGCGGACCCATTTGATTTTATCACCAGTCTCTATTTGTTTGAGGGAAAAATAACCTATGAGAGTTTTTTTGTTTTCCTTTGCCATGATGGATGTGCATGCATCCACACACTTTCCACAAGCGACACAACCAACTTGTAAACCATCTCGGATGTCAATGCCAGTAGGGCAAACCACAACGCACATATTACATGCGATACAATCGCCAATTTTGGTTTTTCCATCACGACGAGGTTCCCCGCGTTTGAAATCATAAGTCACATTCCAGGAATGTTCATCCATGAGTAACGTTTGGAATCTAGCATAAGGACATGCATACCGACAAAACTGCTCTCTGATAAAGCCAATGTCGATAAACATGGCAGCTGTAAAAAATAATGTAAAATAAAAATACGTTTCTGAAAATGCCGCTAGACTTTTATAATCAGCTAACATTTCATAGGGGCTCACAAAGTATCCAATCCAATGGAAGGAAGCGATAAAAGAAACTATGATCCACAAAAAATACACTGTGTATTTCCCGATAATGGATGCGTCTTTTTTTCCATACTTTGTATCCAAGACAAACCGACCAATTCGATCGAAAAGGTCGGTATAAATGGTTTGGGGGCAACCCCATCCGCACCAGACACGGCCAATGACAGATGTAAAAAAGAAAAGAGATAATCCCATTGTGAGAAGGAAAAACCATAAGATGAGTCCTTCTTGTGGGATAAAAAGACCACCAAACAGGTGAAACATCCGTTTCGGGATGTCCAGTCGGATGAGGGGGCTACCTTCTGGTAACACCACCCAAGGTGCGACTAAAAATAGTCCCACGAGAAAACTCATGACTATGTTTCTACGTGTCCTTACTTTTCCTGATTGTGGTCTTGAAATGATCATCTTTATTTTGCCTTCACCAAAGTACTGTTTTTAGTTGCAAGCCATGCCATCACAGCATACACTTTTTCTGCACCTAACCCTTCCCAAGCTGGCATTCCACCTCGGTTGAGTTTTTGTCTTTCTGGTCCAATCCCTTTCATGATGTTATGGAACACTTCTTTGTCTGTGTTTCCATGAATCCAATCTTTATCCACTAAACTTGGACCCACAGCACCTTCTGCAGTTGGACCGTGGCAAGCAGAACAAATCTGTTTATATGTACTCTCACCCTCTTTGATCGCAACTGCATCGTCGCGATACGGGTTTGAGCCATCTTCGGGATTGGCAACAACCACCTGTTTTGCAGGAAACTTAGTTTCGTGTTCGACAACTTCTTTTTCAAAAGCTACTTCTTGTGGCCATTCTGAATACCAGTGAAAGTATACAACATAACCGATGGATACAATGATACTGATAAGCCAAACCATTTTCCACCAAGGTGGCATGGGATTGTCGGCTTGGAAGATTCCGTCTACTTCTTTAGGTTCTTTCATTCGTATTAATCCTCCTCAAGCATTCGATACTTGGGTTTTTCCATTTCATCTTTTGTACGTTTTTTATAAACGTAATAGGTAATGTATGCAATTGCGATCACAAGGATCGGCAATCGCAAACTTTTATAGATCAGAAGAAGATCTGCGTCGTTCATGACTTTACTTCATTCCTTTTTGTAACTCTGCTGAGTCGCGGCCAAGTTTTTGTAAGTAGGCAACAAGTGCTTCTCCCTCAGTTTTATCTTTTAAGAGAGAAGGTGCATTCGCTAAATCTTCATCAGTGTAGGGAACTCCGATGGAACGAAGCGCTTTCATATTGGCTACAATTTGCTCTACATCAACTTTGTGTGACTCTTCGAATAACCAAGGATAGGCTGGCATGATCGAATTTGGAACTCCACCTACTGTTCTTGGATTGATGAGGTGGTTTTTATGCCATTCATCAGAACGTAACATTTGGGATTCATGTGCTAAGTCTGGACCAGTTCGTTTGGATCCCCAAAGGAAAGGATGGTCGTACACAAATTCTCCCCCTTTGGAATAACCGTTTCGTCCATAAGACTTTGTTGGGTCAAAACGATCCACTTCCCATTTGAAAGGGCGTACCATTTGCGTGTGGCAACCAATACATCCTTCTTTTTGGTATGTATCACGACCTGCTAGTTCCAATGCCGAATATGGTTTCACAGTGGAAATCGGTGTAACCGTTTTTGTCAAAAAAAACGGAGGGATGAGTTCAAAAAGCCCGCCGATCACAACCGCAATAGTTGTGTAGACAGTAAACTTAACTCCCTTTGTATCCCAACGGTCAGCAATTTCTGAAAACCAATCTAAGAATTTATTAAAACCAAACATTATGATTTCACTCCTATACGTAAGTCTTGTTCCACAAAACCACTGTCTTTGTTTTGGATGGTTTTGATAAAGTTATACACCATAAGGATAATCCCTGTTAGATAGAGTGTTCCTCCAATCGCACGGAACAAACGGAATGGTTTTAAGAACTCAACGATTTCAATCCAGTCCTTATACACAAGTTCTCCGTTTTCTCCCACAGCTCTCCACATAGATCCTTCTGTGATTCCAGATACCCACATCGAAATGATGTAAAGTAAGATCCCGAGTGTTCCAAGCCAGAAGTGAGCATTTGCAAGTTTTTCGCTATAGAGGTTGGCATTCCAGAGTCTAGGAACTAGGTAATACAAGGCAGCAGCTGACATAAACCCAACCCAACCTAAAGTTCCTGAGTGAACGTGACCGATGATCCAGTCGGTGTTGTGTCCAAGAGCAGAAACCGCGCGGATCGAAAGAAGTGGCCCTTCGAATGTTGACATACCATAAAACGTTACGGCAGCTAACATCATTTTGAGGGTAGCATCTACTTTGATTTTGTCTTTCGCTTGTGTGAGTGTTAAAAATCCGTTTAACATACCTCCCCAAGATGGCATCCATAACATGATGGAAAATACCATACCAGTTGTTTGTAACCACTCAGGAATTGGTGAATACAACAAGTGGTGAGGACCTGCCCAAATGTAGATAAAGATGAGAGACCAGAAGTGGATGATAGAGAGTCTATGTGAGTAAATTGGTTGTTTAATGTGTTTCGGGAGGTAGTAATACATAAGTCCCAAAAATGGAGTTGTGAGAACAAATGCTACCGCATTATGACCATACCACCATTGGATGTTCGCATCGAAAACTCCCGCATACACTGAATAGGATTTCAAGAAACCAGCAGGGATCACTATGTTATTCACAATGAAGAGTAGGGGAACCGTTACGAAGGAAGCAATGTAAAACCAAATGGCAACATACATTTGTTCTTCTTTTCGTTTGAGTACCGTCATTAGGTAGTTAGCAAAAAAGATAACGTACCAAACAACAATGAGTAAGTCGATGGGCCATTCTAATTCAGCATATTCTTTGGATTGGCTGTAACCAAGTGGTAACGTGATCGCAGCTAAAACAATCGATAGGTTGTATAATGCCAAATGCAGTTTGGAAAGAGTGTCGTTCCACATTCTTGTGCGACAAAGTCTTTGTACTGTATGATAGGCTGTGGCGAAGATGACACTTAAAGCAAATCCAAAAATGGCTGCATTGGTGTGTAAGGGTCGTAGTCTTCCGAAGCTCGTCCAAGGTAATTCCAAATTCAGCTGTGGATACACAAGTTGGAAGGCAATGATGACACCAAATGTCATAGATGCAACGCCCCAGACTAACGCTGAAATGATAAACCCTTTTACGATAAAATCGTCATATTGAGTTTTTTCCGTAGCCAATGTTTCTCTCCTTAATCTTTATCAGTTCTATTTCTATAGAGAACTTATTCCTTTATACAAAGGAGACTAAGAAAAGAAAGAAAAACTGGAAGGGGAGTGAGTGATCCTCGCTTGATTTTTGTCAAGAGAGGATTTGAGACTTAGAATTGATCTAAAGTTAAACGCGGTAAGTGAGTCTTCTAACCTTGGTTAAAAGGTCACTTCATACCCTAATTGTGTACGATGTTCAATGCCCCGATCTCCCGCGATGGCGGTAGGATGGTAACCCACTCGTTCCACACTTGAGTTGAGAAAAAACTTTTCCTTTCTTGTATCATCCATGCTGAGGCCAGAGCCAGTTGGGTGAAAATAATAGGCATCAAAGATATTCCAAGCATACACAAGTAAGGTGGCAATTCCAATGTATTGCATTTCTCGATAATGTCTTTCTACAGATTCTCGCTGTCCTTTGAAAGGACCAAACTGACTTGCGACAACCGCTCCAGCAGGCGAGAGCGTAGCTGAAGGTGGTGTGAATGCAGCACGGATGAGGCCATTCGTTGTATAAGGATTTTCTAATTCGTTATAATCACGTTTCGCATTCAAATACATGCGGTGTTTGTCATAGGTAAAAAAGAGTCCGATAGCAATGATGGATGGATATACGATTGCTTGTGTTTTTCTACCTTGTTTCCACTGACCCCAACCAGGGAGTACTGCTGAACGCCAGGTTGCTCCACCTCGTGTTAACGTTTTTCGTTCTGCTTCTGCGAGTTTTGCTTCTTCTTCGGCTTTTCGTTTGGCTTCTGCTTCCAGTGCTGCGTTGTTTTTTGCGTTTTCTTTTTCTAAACGAGCTGCATCTTCTGCTTCTTTTTTAAGCCTTGCTGCTTCTTCTTTTTCTCGTTTGATTCGTTCTTTTTCTTCTTCTGCTTTTCTGAGTTTTTCTTCTTCCGCAGCAGTGATGTTTTCTTTATAAACTACTTTTAAAATTTCCGTTTTATTAAAAACGACTGTAGTTCCATCTTCTTTTCTAATTTTCAATTTGTATTGGTCTTGTTCGACAACTTTCCCTTTGATCGTACCACCTTTTTTCAAAAGGATATTCTCGGCGGAAAGGCTTGAGGAAAGGATTACCAAAAGTGTTGCGATTTTTAGAATTTGTTTTACAGTTTGTTTCAAGGTTATCTCAAATGTTGGAATATTATATAACAATTTTTATAGTGTTACTTGCTACGTTTCAATTGGTCTCTCCTATGATTTTAACAATTTGGAAGTTAGGCAAGAATTTTTTTGCAAAAGAAAGACCAAAACAAAACCCACAATTGGAAACAAATTATCCCTGTTACGAGAAAGTTTGTTCCAAGTGTGGGTCTTAGAAATTTATTGACTTATTTTTATGCTTCTACATCGGAAGTTAAGAATTGGTGCACTTGGTCCGCACATTTTCTCCCTTCTGAAATCGCCCATACAATGAGGGATTGTCCTCGTCTTACATCTCCACAAGCATACACTTTTGGAACGGTTGTGGCAAACGATCCAGCTTTTGTACCGAAATCCGCTTTTACATTACCACGAGCGTCAAGTTCTAATCCTTCTTTTTGTAAATCGGCAAGTAGTCCTTCTTTCACTGGATTCACAAATCCCATGGCTAGGAAAACGAGGTCTGCTGGCCATTCAAACTCAGTTCCAGGAACTGGTATGAACTTTCCATTTTCTTCTTTGACTTCCGAGCCATAGATTGCAGTGACTTCGCCTTTTTCATTGGATTTAAAACCCATAGTAGAGACTGCCCATTTACGGCTGACACCTTCTTCGTGCGAAGTAGAGGTGCGTAACATCTTCGGATACAAAGGCCAAGGAGTGGATTTGTCTCTATCTTTTGGTGGTTCAGGGAATAACTCAATTTGAGTGACAGATTTTGCACCATGACGGTTGGAAGTTCCCACACAATCAGAACCAGTATCTCCACCACCGATCACAATGACATGTTTGTCTTTTGCATTGATGATTTCGATCGTATCACCTGCAACGTGTTTGTTGTTCTTTGTCAAAAACTCCATTGCAAAATGAACACCTTTGCTGTTGCGACCTTCCACGGGAAGATCTCTTGGCACTTCGGATCCACAAGCAAGAACCACGGCATCAAAATCAGCTAAGAGTTGTTTTGCGGTAATATCAACTCCAACATTTACGTTGGTTTTGAAAGTAACACCTTCCGCTTCCATTTGTTTCATTCGGCGGTCAATGTGTCTTTTTTCCATTTTAAAATCTGGAATTCCATAACGGAGTAGGCCACCAATTCGGTCATTTTTTTCAAAGATCGTCACGGTATGACCTGCACGAGCTAACTGTTGTCCTGCGGCAAGACCAGCTGGTCCTGATCCAACAACGGCTACTTTTTTTCCCGATTTGGAAACAGGAGTTTGTGGGATGACCCATCCTTCTTCCCAAGCACGGTCAATGATAGTTCGTTCAATCGATTTGATTGAAACTGGTGGTTCGATGAGACCGAGTGTACACGCTGACTCACAAGGAGCAGGGCAAAGCCTTCCTGTAAATTCTGGAAAGTTGTTGGTTTTGGAAAGGTTTTCCCATGCTTCTTTCCAGCGACCTCGGTAAACAAAGTCATTGAATTCAGGGATGAGGTTGTCTACAGGGCAACCAGTGTCGCCATGACAAAACGGAATCCCGCAGTCCATACAGCGAGCACCCTGGTCTTTGGCAACAGCTTCAGAAAAAGGTTTTTCAAACTCTTTATAGTTTTTGACTCTTTCCTTCGGTTCAATCTTTTGAAGGTATTCTTTCTTAAATTCTAAAAATCCTGTTGGTTTACCCACGAGCTGTTACCCCCTCTTTATTTTGTTTTCCCGATCCATTTTCAGAAGCCATTTTTTCTAATGCTTTTTTGTAATCTCTCGGAATCACTTTGATCATTTGTTTTACCACTTCATCCCATTTGTTTAGAACTTCTTCTGCACGTTTGGAGCCAGTGTATTTTTTATGGTCTTCCACCATTTTTTTGATTTCTGCGATTTCTGCTGCATCGGTTAACGGATCTAAGTCGACCATCTCTTTGTTGATGAGAGCTTCTTTGTTTTTCTTTGGATCCCAAAGATATGCAATTCCACCAGACATACCAGCCGCAAAGTTACGACCAATTTCACCTAGGATGATGACTCGTCCTCCAGTCATGTATTCACAACCATGGTCACCCGTTCCTTCCACGATGACATGAGCACCAGAGTTTCTCACACAGAACCGTTCTCCAGCCATTCCATTGACGTAAGCATGTCCACCAGTTGCACCGATGAAACATGTGTT is a window of Leptospira sp. WS60.C2 DNA encoding:
- a CDS encoding c-type cytochrome; this translates as MKEPKEVDGIFQADNPMPPWWKMVWLISIIVSIGYVVYFHWYSEWPQEVAFEKEVVEHETKFPAKQVVVANPEDGSNPYRDDAVAIKEGESTYKQICSACHGPTAEGAVGPSLVDKDWIHGNTDKEVFHNIMKGIGPERQKLNRGGMPAWEGLGAEKVYAVMAWLATKNSTLVKAK
- the ccoO gene encoding cytochrome-c oxidase, cbb3-type subunit II, producing the protein MFGFNKFLDWFSEIADRWDTKGVKFTVYTTIAVVIGGLFELIPPFFLTKTVTPISTVKPYSALELAGRDTYQKEGCIGCHTQMVRPFKWEVDRFDPTKSYGRNGYSKGGEFVYDHPFLWGSKRTGPDLAHESQMLRSDEWHKNHLINPRTVGGVPNSIMPAYPWLFEESHKVDVEQIVANMKALRSIGVPYTDEDLANAPSLLKDKTEGEALVAYLQKLGRDSAELQKGMK
- the ccoN gene encoding cytochrome-c oxidase, cbb3-type subunit I, which encodes MATEKTQYDDFIVKGFIISALVWGVASMTFGVIIAFQLVYPQLNLELPWTSFGRLRPLHTNAAIFGFALSVIFATAYHTVQRLCRTRMWNDTLSKLHLALYNLSIVLAAITLPLGYSQSKEYAELEWPIDLLIVVWYVIFFANYLMTVLKRKEEQMYVAIWFYIASFVTVPLLFIVNNIVIPAGFLKSYSVYAGVFDANIQWWYGHNAVAFVLTTPFLGLMYYYLPKHIKQPIYSHRLSIIHFWSLIFIYIWAGPHHLLYSPIPEWLQTTGMVFSIMLWMPSWGGMLNGFLTLTQAKDKIKVDATLKMMLAAVTFYGMSTFEGPLLSIRAVSALGHNTDWIIGHVHSGTLGWVGFMSAAALYYLVPRLWNANLYSEKLANAHFWLGTLGILLYIISMWVSGITEGSMWRAVGENGELVYKDWIEIVEFLKPFRLFRAIGGTLYLTGIILMVYNFIKTIQNKDSGFVEQDLRIGVKS
- a CDS encoding DUF5683 domain-containing protein; this encodes MKQTVKQILKIATLLVILSSSLSAENILLKKGGTIKGKVVEQDQYKLKIRKEDGTTVVFNKTEILKVVYKENITAAEEEKLRKAEEEKERIKREKEEAARLKKEAEDAARLEKENAKNNAALEAEAKRKAEEEAKLAEAERKTLTRGGATWRSAVLPGWGQWKQGRKTQAIVYPSIIAIGLFFTYDKHRMYLNAKRDYNELENPYTTNGLIRAAFTPPSATLSPAGAVVASQFGPFKGQRESVERHYREMQYIGIATLLVYAWNIFDAYYFHPTGSGLSMDDTRKEKFFLNSSVERVGYHPTAIAGDRGIEHRTQLGYEVTF
- a CDS encoding glutamate synthase subunit beta, giving the protein MGKPTGFLEFKKEYLQKIEPKERVKNYKEFEKPFSEAVAKDQGARCMDCGIPFCHGDTGCPVDNLIPEFNDFVYRGRWKEAWENLSKTNNFPEFTGRLCPAPCESACTLGLIEPPVSIKSIERTIIDRAWEEGWVIPQTPVSKSGKKVAVVGSGPAGLAAGQQLARAGHTVTIFEKNDRIGGLLRYGIPDFKMEKRHIDRRMKQMEAEGVTFKTNVNVGVDITAKQLLADFDAVVLACGSEVPRDLPVEGRNSKGVHFAMEFLTKNNKHVAGDTIEIINAKDKHVIVIGGGDTGSDCVGTSNRHGAKSVTQIELFPEPPKDRDKSTPWPLYPKMLRTSTSHEEGVSRKWAVSTMGFKSNEKGEVTAIYGSEVKEENGKFIPVPGTEFEWPADLVFLAMGFVNPVKEGLLADLQKEGLELDARGNVKADFGTKAGSFATTVPKVYACGDVRRGQSLIVWAISEGRKCADQVHQFLTSDVEA